In Actinoplanes sp. NBC_00393, a single genomic region encodes these proteins:
- a CDS encoding SPFH domain-containing protein has protein sequence MIGSAAATALRLFAPMGVVAVPRGYCFVVQHHNGHSRTMSPGVGWRVPLLEWVCARIDMGERVLTYPPVPVITGDDRAVNVAVTVRVKVTDPLRHAASGMDGPTAVHAVATYVVRMIGADLTAHDMLTGPGFLAARLQAGMQEETLTWGITVLEARSTVEPAPHLRP, from the coding sequence ATGATCGGATCGGCGGCGGCGACCGCGTTGCGGCTATTCGCACCGATGGGGGTGGTGGCCGTCCCGCGCGGATACTGTTTCGTCGTCCAGCACCACAACGGCCACAGCCGCACAATGTCGCCCGGGGTCGGCTGGAGGGTGCCGTTGCTGGAATGGGTGTGTGCCCGGATCGACATGGGCGAACGGGTGCTGACCTACCCTCCCGTGCCGGTCATCACCGGGGACGACCGGGCGGTGAACGTCGCAGTGACGGTTCGCGTCAAGGTCACGGACCCGTTGCGACATGCAGCTTCTGGCATGGATGGCCCGACGGCCGTCCATGCCGTCGCGACCTACGTCGTGCGCATGATCGGGGCGGATCTGACGGCCCACGACATGCTCACCGGTCCGGGGTTTCTCGCCGCCCGCCTGCAAGCCGGCATGCAAGAGGAGACCCTGACCTGGGGGATCACCGTGCTCGAGGCCCGGAGCACCGTTGAGCCGGCGCCACACTTGCGGCCGTGA